TTCCGTGGGTCCGCGCCGAAGATGCCGTCCATGACGACGGCGCCCGTCTGGATCACCGGCCTGATCTGCTTCCGGTAGACCTCCTCGGTCACGGCCGTCCCCGAGTGACCGACGAGCCGGGAGATCTCCTCCAGGGGGACGCCACGGTCGGAGAGCAGTGACACGAAGCTGTGCCGGAGTTCCCGAGGCGTCCACTCGGCCGCGTCGACCCCGTCGACGTCCTTGAGCGCTTGGCGGAAGGCGCGGCGGACGTTGGCGGCGTCGAGCGGCTTGCCGACGGCCGAGGAGAAAACGAGCCCGTGTTCCTCCCAGTCGTTGCCGGCGGCGAGCCGGTCCCAGCCCTGATCCTCGTACTGCCGCCAGAGCGCATCGATACAGCGTGACGGCAGGGCGAGCGTGCGCCGGGACTTGCGGGTCTTGGTGTCGCCACTCCGCCGGACCGACCGCCACACAGCAATGTGCGGAGGCTGCGGCGGGACCAGGTCGGGCCGTCCCTTGAGGAAGACGTGGTCCCAGGTGAGGGCCCGCAGTTCCTCGGTGCGAGCGCCGGTCAGGAGGGCGACGACAATGTAGGCGTACATCGAGGTTCCCTCAGCTCCTTGGAGAACGGCCTCCGCCTGGGCGAAGGTGAGGGCTTTCGAGGGGCGCCCGGACTGCCCCTGAGGCACCGAGCACAGTTCCACGACGTTGCGCTTGACCTTGTCCCGGGCCATAGCTCGCTTGACCGCCCGGTTCAGGCAGGAGTGAAGGCCCTGGAGAGTTCGGGTGCTGAGCGTCCTGGACTTCTTGGCCAGCCAGCGGTCAACGTCCTCCGCGCTGAGGTCGCGGAGCTTGCGGGCGCCGAGCGACGGAATTACGTGCTTCTCGCTGAGGAGCGTGGTCGTCGCGACGGTGCTCGGGTCAAGGCCGGCCAGACCGTAGGTTAGCCAGTCCGTGACAGCGTCCTTCACGGTGTAGTTGGTC
This DNA window, taken from Streptomyces griseus subsp. griseus, encodes the following:
- the xerC gene encoding tyrosine recombinase XerC; translated protein: MTKRRSRGDGGLHWDEKRQRWIATANLGFDPSGKRIVKRGSGRTKTEAKNKLKEVLRDHEDGLAIAPTNYTVKDAVTDWLTYGLAGLDPSTVATTTLLSEKHVIPSLGARKLRDLSAEDVDRWLAKKSRTLSTRTLQGLHSCLNRAVKRAMARDKVKRNVVELCSVPQGQSGRPSKALTFAQAEAVLQGAEGTSMYAYIVVALLTGARTEELRALTWDHVFLKGRPDLVPPQPPHIAVWRSVRRSGDTKTRKSRRTLALPSRCIDALWRQYEDQGWDRLAAGNDWEEHGLVFSSAVGKPLDAANVRRAFRQALKDVDGVDAAEWTPRELRHSFVSLLSDRGVPLEEISRLVGHSGTAVTEEVYRKQIRPVIQTGAVVMDGIFGADPRKP